One Festucalex cinctus isolate MCC-2025b chromosome 1, RoL_Fcin_1.0, whole genome shotgun sequence genomic region harbors:
- the nedd8l gene encoding NEDD8: protein MLIKVKTLTGKEIEIDIEPTDKVERIKERVEEKEGIPPQQQRLIYSGKQMNDEKTAADYKIQGGSVLHLVLALRGGESHHTPDVQLGSS from the exons ATGCTGATCAAAGTGAAG ACTCTGACTGGAAAAGAAATAGAAATTGACATTGAGCCCACAGACAAG GTGGAGCGAATTAAAGAAAGGGTGGAAGAAAAGGAAGGCATACCCCCTCAACAACAAAGACTCATCTACAGTGGAAAACAGAT GAACGATGAGAAGACGGCTGCAGACTACAAAATCCAGGGAGGCTCTGTGCTTCATCTGGTGTTGGCTCTCAGGGGAGGGGAATCGCACCATACACCTGATGTACAACTCGGATCATCATGA